GGCCTCTATCCGACGGTGCCGCTGCTCTTCACGCCGACGTGGCCGTTGCTGGTGCTGGGAGCACTGATGGGTTCTCTGTGGCTGGCGATGGCGGTAGGGGGTCTGCTGTGCGTGAGAACCCTGTTGTCCTGGCGTCTGACGGTGCTCAGCACCCCTCTCCCCCTGGGAGAGGGACGGGGTGAGGGTATAGGCCCCCCCGTGCACCACGTGGCACTGGACTGGCTGTTGGGCGAAGCGCTGTTGCTGAGCGCCTTTCTGCATTCCCTCGTGCACCCGCCGCGGGTGACGTGGAGGGGGCGCACCTACGCGTTGCACACGGGGGGACGCATGTCACCGGTGTGGACGGAGCTGAGTGGAGGCCGGGGATGACCTACGGACGCTTCCTGGGATTGTTCGTCGTGCTGCCCATCCTCTTCCTGCTGGTGCGCTACCGGCGGACGCTGACGTGGAGAGGGCTGGCGCCGATGGGGATACTGCTGGTGGTGGTGTACGCGGCGACGTCGCCGTGGGACAACCTGGCGGTGAAGTGGGGGCTGTGGGGCTTCGACCCGGAGCGCATCTGGGGAATCAAGCTGGGCTACCTGCCGCTGGAGGAGTACCTCTTCTTCGGGCTGCAGACGTTGCTGGTGGGGCTCTGGGCGCGCGAGCGGCTGCGCCGGGTGCTGGAAGAGGCCCCCGCGGAGGAGAAGAAGGAGCCGGCCGGATCCACGAAGGCCCGCGAGCCGAGGCTGGACGCGGAGGAGGTGGCGTCATGATGGAGTCGCGCTGGGCGTACCTCATCCACCTGATGGCGTGGGCGGTGCCCTTCATCGTGTTGCAGCTGGGGCTGCTGGTGCACCACTTCCGGGGCCGCTCGTGGGCGGTGCTGAAGGCGGTGTTGCCTCCGGCGCTGGTGGTGGGCACGTACCTGGTGGTGGCGGATCACCTGGCCATCCGCGTGGGCATCTGGAACTTCGGCGAGGGAAAGCACCTGGGCGTGTACGTGGCGGGGGTGCCGCTGGAGGAGATCCTCTTCTTCCTGCTGACGAGCGTGATGGTGTCCCTGGGGTTGACGCTCTTCACTGCGCTCCTCTCGCGGCGGGAGGCGCGTGTGCCGTGATTCGCGCGGCGAAGGGCGGACTCCTCGGGTGGGTGCTCGATGGCTACGTCGGGTGGAAGTTCCGCTCGGCGTTCCGTGGCCTGTGGGTGCGCGGAGGGCTGCCGGGAGGGGAGGGCTCGCGCCTGGTGTACGCCAACCATTGCAACTGGTGGGACGGCTTCGTGCTGCACCAGGTGGGGAAGGCGGCGGGGTGGGACGCGTACTGCGTCATGGAGGAGCACAACCTGGAGCGCTACCGTTTCCTGTCCCGGCTGGGGGCGTTCAGCATCCGCCGGGGCGAGTGGGCCTCGTCGCTGGAGACGCTGCGGTACGCGGGCCAGTTGTTGCGTGGACCCCGGGCGGCGGTGTGCCTGTTTCCGGAGGGGGAGCTGAGGCCCTTCGGGGTGCTGCCGCTGCGGCTGGAGCGCGGGGTGGAGCTGCTGGCGCGGGTGGGGAAGGTGGAGTGCGTACCGCTCGCCATCCGCTATGCCTTCTTCGAGCACGAGCGGCCGGACGTGCTGGTGGAGGTGGGGACGCCGCACGCGGCGGGGTCGCTGTCGCGCTTCCAGGCGGAGCTGGAGGGGGCGGTGCGGCGGCTGGCGGAGGCGACGAGCCTGGAGGGCTTCACGCGGGTGGTGTCCGGGGGCATGGGGGTGGCGGAGCGTTGGGACGTGGTGCGGGGGAGGGCGCCTTCGGCATGACGCTGCGCATCCGGACCATCGCCCGGCTGACGGGCATCCGCGAGGCCACGCTGCGGGCCTGGGAGCGGCGCTATGGCTTCCCGCGCCCCCACCGCAACGAGAGCAACTACCGGGTGTACTCGCGCGACGAGGTGGAGAACATCCGCCGGGTGGCGAAGCTCATCTCCGAGGGCCTGGCGGTGAGCGAGGCGATCGCCCAGGTGCGGACGACGCCGGTGGGCGAGCTGCCGGTGGGTGAGCGGCTGGAGGAGCGCTTCTGGTCGGCGGTGATGATGCTGGACGGGGACGAGGCGGACCGGGTGCTGGGCGAGGCGCGGGCCACGATGGACGCGCAGGCCTACTGTGACTCCTTCCTCATGCCGCTGCTGCGGGAGATGGGGATGCGGCTGGACATCGCGCGGGAGCACATGGCCTCGGCGCTCATCCGCCAGCGGCTGCGCGCCCTGCTGCTGGCCGAGGACTCGCGCCCGGAGGGCCCCCGGGTGCTGCTGGCCTGTCCGGAGCGGGACATGCACGAGGGCGGACTGCTGGCGCTGGGACTGCACTTGAAGCGGAAGGGCTGGAGGGTGACGCTGCTGGGGGCGGATACGCCGGCGGAGGCGTTGCGCTCGGCCTGCCAGCAGGTGCACCCGGATCTGGTGGCGCTCTCCTGCGTGCGGAGGAGGGAGCCAGGGGAGCTGCAACAGGTGCTGAGCGCCTCGGTCGAGGCGTGTGCTCCGACGCTGGTGGTGGTAGGAGGGCCGGGCGCGCGTGAGCACCTGAAGGCCATCTTCAGCGCGGGGGCGCAGTACGCCGAGACCGCGGAGGAGCTGGTGCTCCTCTGGCAGCAGGCGCGCGGCGAGTCGAACCGTACCTGAGACAAGAGGGTGCGGAGGGGTAGGGGAAGCCATGGCCGAGCGCACCTACAGAATCCATGTCGCCGCCGAGCTGTCCGGGGTGAGGGTAGAGCTCATCCGGGCCTGGGAGCGGCGCTACGGTGTGCTGGCGCCGAGGCGCACGCCCTCGGGCTACCGGGTGTACACGGACCGGGACGTGGCGCTGCTGCGGCGGCTCAAGCAACTCACCGAGGAGGGGGTGTCCATCAGCGAGGCGGCGACGATGTTGCCGCAGTTGCTGAGGGAGATGGACGCGGCGCGGCCCGCCGTGGAGCCAGACTCCTCGAGCGTGCGGGCGTGGATGGACGATGCGCTCGCGGCGGCGGAGGCGCTGGACCAGGCGCGGATCTCGGCGGTGCTGGACGAGGTGCTGGCGGCGCTGTCGCCGCTGAGGGCGTATGACGAGGTGCTGGTGCCCCTGCAGCGGGAGGTGGGGGAGCGCTGGCATGAGGGCACGTTCTCGGTGGGGCAGGAGCACCTGGTGACGCAGGAGGTGCGCGCACGGCTCATCGGCCTGCTGCACGCGGCACCGGGCCAGGGGAACCGGCGCGTGGTGCTGGCGTGCTTTCCGACGGAGGAGCACGAGATTGGACTGTTGGGCGCGGCGCTGAGGCTCCGGCACGCGGGGATGTCGGTGACGCTGTTGGGGCAGCGGACGCCAGCGGCGGAGGTGGGGCGGGTGGCGCACGCGCTGAAGGCGGAGCTCGTGGGGCTGTCGGCGGTGACGGACGAGGGGGCCCGGGTGTTCGAGGACACGCTGTCCCGAATCCTGGAGGGCATTCCCCAGGGGACGCCGGTCTGGGTGGGGGGTCCTGGGGCGCTGTTGCACCGCGAGGTGGGCGAGCGGCTGGGGGTGCACGTCTTCGAGAGCGGGGACGACTGGGCGCGGCTGCTGGGCGCGTGAGCCCCGCGGGCCGGGCGCCTCAGTGCACCCCGCCCATCATCCGCCGGAGCGGGCGGACGAAGACGGCCAGCACCAGGCCCGCGCCAACGGCCACGGCCGCCACCGCGCCGAAGAGCTGGGGCAGGGGCATGGCCTCGAACTGTCCCGCCACGCGCCCGGCGATGAGGTTGCCCAGCGACATGGACATGAACCACACGCCCATCATCTGCCCCACCGTCCGCTGCGGGGACAGCTTCGTCACCGTGCTCAGGCCCACCGGGCTGAGGCTCAGCTCGCCGAAGGTGTGCAGCAGGTAGGTGAGCACCAGCCACATGGGGCTCACCTTGTTCCCTCCCGCTGTCGCCAGCGAGGCCGCCACCATCACCACGAAGCCCGTGCCCAGAAGCACCAGCCCCAGGGAGAACTTGGCCGGGCTGCTCGGCTCGTTCTCGCGCTTGTTGAGCCACACCCACAGCCAGGCGAACACCGGCGCGAAGCCGATGATGAGCAGCGAGTTGATGGACTGGAGGAAGCTCGATGGCATCTCCCAGCCCAACACCTTCCGGTCCGTCAGCTCCCGGGCGAAGAGGTTGAGCGAGGAGCCCGCCTGCTCGAAGCCGGCCCAGAAGATGGCCGAGCAGATGAAGAAGACGCCGATGACGCCCAGCCGCCGCTTCTCCGCGGCGTCCAGCCCGCCAGCCGTGAACATGTAGGAGAAGAACGCGAGCGCCAGCGTCACGATGATGAAGCCGCCCGCGTTGGCCAGGCCCACCGGCGTCGTCAGGTCCACCACGCCCAGCAGCTGCAACACCACCAGCAGTCCCACCAGCACGCCCGCCAACGCGAGCCCCACCGTGCGCGAGGAGCCCCGCTTCGGCTGCCCTGGCCCCTGGGTGTCCTCGCTCCTGGGCTTCTGTCCCACCTCGCCCAGGTGCTTGCCGCCCACCAGGTACTGGATGATGCCGAGCACCATGCCGATGCCCGCGGCGCCGAAGCCGAGGTGCCAGTCCACCTGCTCGCCCAGGTAGCCCACCACCAGCGGCGCGATGAAGCCGCCGATGTTGATGCCCATGTAGAAGATGGAGAAGCCCGCGTCGCGCCGTGCTCCGCCCTCGGGGTAGAGGCCACCCACCATGGCGCTGATGTTGGGCTTGAGCAGTCCCGTGCCCAGCACGATGAGCAGCAGGCCCAGGTAGAAGAAGAACACCCCCTGCAGCGCCATGCTGAAGTGGCCCAGGGCGATGATGATGCCGCCGAAGAGCACCGCGCGCCGCTGGCCGATGAGCCGGTCCGCCAGCCACCCTCCCGGCATGGCGGTGAGGTACACGCCCGCGCCATAGAGCCCGTAGATGGCGCTCGCCTTCTGTGCATCGAAGCCCAGGCCCCCCTTCTCCACGGCCGCCGTCATGAAGAGGATGAGCAGCGCCCGCATGCCGTAGAAGCTGAAGCGCTCCCACATCTCGGTGAAGAAGAGCGTGGCGAGCCCTCGCGGGTGGCCGAAGAAGCCTCGCTGCTCCAGCCCCGGTGAGGGCGGGCCTCCAGGTGGGCCAGGGGGAAGGGCCGAGTCGCTGGCGGACCGCGTGGCGGGTGTCTGGGTCATTCGGGGCTCCAGGGGGGCCGGGGGCTTCCGTGTCCACCCCGTCCCGAACTGTACCCGCGAATGGGCGAGTCTGGCGCCAGGTGCTTCCCGGAGGTGCTCAGCCCTCCTTGGGGGCCGAGGCGACGGCGGCGAACCGGTCCCCGTACGGCGGCACCTCGCGGTAGTCGATGCGGGCCACGATGACCTGCGGCCGGCGCTCCTCGTCCGCGCGCCGGAGCACCTCGGGCAGCAGCCGCGCGAGCTGGCCCGGCCGTGTCACCTCGTAGGCTCGCGCCCCGAGCGACTCGGAGAACTTCACCAGGTCCGGGTCCCCCAGGCTGAAGAAGGCGTCGTCCAGCGCGTACTCGCCCTTCGCCTGCGAGTGCTCTCCGTGATTCACCATCCCCAGGTAGTTGTCATTGAGGACGAGGTACACGGCGCCCACCTGGTAGCGCACCGCGGTGACGAGCTCCGTCCCATTCATCAGGAACGAGCCATCTCCCGTGAGCGCGATGGCCGTGTTCTCCGGGCGGCCCACCTTCCCGCCGATGACCGCGCCCATCGACCAGCCCATGGAAGACAGGCCGCAGGGATAGAAGACGCGCGCGGGCGGGGCGATGCGCAGGCAGTGCGTGGCCCAGCCGGTGCAGTTGCCCATGTCCACGTACAGGTCCGTGTTCCCGCGCAGGTGCGGGTTGAGCTCCGCCATGACGTGCTGGGGCTTGAGCGGGCCGTCCTCGGGCAGCACCGCCGCCGCCGCCCGGTGGGCGAGGTTCAGCTCGTTGAGGTGCTGCCGGCGCTCGCGCACCAGCGCCTCGCTGCCCGGCGCGGAGCCGTGGCCGAACTCCACCAGGCCTCCCACCACCGAGCTCACGTCCGCGACGATGGGCAGGTTCACCTGGAGGAACTGGCCGATGACGGACGGGGTGGCGTCCACCTGGATGACGGTGCTCGCCATCTGGAAGAGCGAGGAGAAGCTCTTGCTGGCCCACTCCCCCAGGCGGCTGCCCAGCACCATCAGCACGTCCACGCCCTCGCGCAGGTACTGCTCGGCGCGCTTGCTGCCGGCGATGCCCAGCACGCCCAGCGACAGCGCATCCTCCTCGGAGAAGAGCCCCTTGCCGCGCAGGCTGGTGGCCACGGGCAGGCAGTAGCGGCGCACGAAGGCGGTGAACTCCGCGCCCCGGCCCTCCAGCGCCTCGCGCGCGCCCGAGCCCAGGTACAGCAGGGGCCGCTTCGCCTGGCGCAGCAGCTCGAAGGCCGTGTACACCTCGGAGGCCGGCGCCGCGGACAGCGTGCCCTTCCACGCGCCCGGCGCCGTGGGCACGCTCACCTTCTCCAGCTTCTGCCGGGCGATGTTGGTGGGCACGCTCAGGTGCACCGCCCCGTACGGCACCGCCTGCGCCGTCTTCAGCGCCCGCTCCAGCAGCCGGGGGAAGCTCTTCGCGTCCACGATGGTGCTGCTCGAGGCCGTGCAGTGCCGGAACATCTCCGCCGTGTTGATGCCGCCCTCGTCGGTGCTCTCCTGGATGGCGGCCAGGCCGAAGCGCTCGGTGGACACCTGTCCGCTGAGGGTCAGCACCGGCACCTGATCCAGGTGCGCCGAGGCCACGCCCGTCATCGCGTTGGTGGCCCCGGGGCCGGCCGTCACCGCGCACACGCCCAGCTTGCCGGTGGCGCGCGCGTACCCGTCCGCCATGAAGGCCGTGCCGCCCTCGTGGCTGCCGATGATGAAGCGGATGCGCGACTGGCGGCGCAGCGCCTGCACCAGGGGCGCGATGTTGCCTCCGGGGATGCCGAACACCGTGTCCACCCGCTCCGCCTCCAGGTGCGCCAGCAGGGCCTCCACCACCGTCACGTCCTCCAGCGTCCGGAAGGAGCGCAGCCGCGCCGGGGCCGCCGGCTCCTGCGGGCGGGTCTGCGGCTCGGCCGGGGTCACCCCTTCCCTCGTGGGAGGGAGGAACAGCGCGGGGGCGGACTCACCGCGGCTCAGAGGACTCGACGTGACCTTGGCGAGGGCGGGCTGGGACACAGGCTCCCCTTTCTTCTGTGAGGAATGCGTGCGCGCGGCGCGGTGTGCCGGGCCAACGATGTCGCACGATGTACCTCAGTTCCCTTCCTTTTGGAACAGCTAAATCAAATTTTTTCAGACACGACGGATGGGAGATGTGGTAGGGGGCGCGCGCTACCCGACACAGGGAGGAGAGGATGTCCGTCCCACGGAACTTCGTCACGGAGTACGGCTTTCGGGTTCACGCTCCCGGGTTCATCACCCCGGAGGACGCGAGTGCCTGGCTGGAGGACCTGAAGCTCCAGGTGGAAGCCCGGGAGGGGAGGCCCTTCGGGCTGCTGGTGGACTCGAGGACGCAGAGGGCCAACCCGGTGGCGACCCAGGAGCTCATCCAGGAGTCGATGGTGTGGTTGCGCGACCATGGGATGGAGCGCTCCGCGGTGGTGTTGGACAGCACCGTGACGCTGCTCCAGGTCCTCGGTCTGGCGAAGGCCACGGGCGTGTACGTCCATGAGCGGTACGTGGACTCGCTGAAGGATCCGGACTGGGAGGCGAGGGCGCTGGATTGGATCCTCCGGGCCATCGAGCCGGCCGAGAACGGGGAGGGTGCTCACTCCACGGGCGCGGTGCGCGGAGTGCCGAGCAGTTGCAGCGTGCGCATCGCGACATCCACGAGCGTCTGCGCACACGGGTAGCATCCCCCGCCGCAGCATAGGGGCCACTCGCCCTCGGGCTCTCGCAGGAGCGGGTACACGCATCCTCGGTAGGAGAGGGGCAGCCCGAGCTCGTCACACGCCTGGCGGAGCGCGTCCTGCACACGGGGGTCTCTCACGTCGGTCACCTGGAGGTTGTAACCGCTCGGCTCCCGGCTCGCCGCGCGGGGATGGAGATGCCTGGCGAGGGACCGGGCATCCGATGACCCGGTGACGCAGGGGCTCGGGTTAGCCTGTGGGCTCCATCTCGCCCGGGAGTCGCTCGATGACGTTGTACCGCCGTGCCGTTCTCTGCTTGTTGCTCGCGCTGAATGTGGCTTGTGCCACGGCGCGCCCCGGTGCAACGGAGACGCGGGTGGTCCGGTTGCCGAGTGGTTCCGAGCAGCTCGCCCTGCGCGAGTCCTGGCTCGCCAGGCGCCATGAGCTGCTCCTGCCGATGATGCGCCGCCACGGTGTGGGCATGTGGATCATCGTGAACGAGGAGTTCCATGACGATCCGCTCACCCCCTGTGTCGCACCGCCGCGTCCCTACATGGGGAATCGGGACCTCTTCGTCTTCATCGACGCGGGCGAGCAGGGGTTGAAGAAGTACGCGCTGACGGACTACGTGGAGGAGAACGTCGCGCGCTTCTTCGAGTCGCTGGATGCGGGTGGGCAGCAGGAGGCGCTGGCCGTGCTCTACAAGCAGTACCGGCCGAAGACGATCGCGCTGGGCATCGGCGGCAAGCGTGGGGTGACACGCAGCCTGACGCGGGACTCGTACACGTTCCTCGTGGAGTCGCTGGGGTCCGAGGCGGAGGCGCGCTTCATGAGCGCGGCGCCCCTCATCGAGGAGTACCTGGACACGCGCCTCCCGGAGGAGCTGGAGCACTACCGGGCGATGGTGGTTCTCACGGAGGAGCTGGTACGGCGGGCGCTCTCCGCCGAAGTGGTGAAGCCGGGCGTCACGCGGGTGGGGGACGTACGCCGCTGGTTGTATGACGAGCTGTGGCGGCTGGGCCTGGTGACCTGGTTCCAACCGGATCTGCGCGTGCAGCGCAGGGGGCAGGGCAATGGGTCCTCGAGGGGATTTCTCGCGGTGGCCCGGGAGGACGTGCTCATCCAGCGGGGCGACCTGCTGCACGTGGACTTCGGCCTCAGCTTCCTGGGTCTGCACACCGACTGGCAGAAGATGGCGTACGTGCTGCGCGAGGGCGAGAGGGACGCCCCCGAGGGGCTGAAGCGGGCGCTGGCGAACACGAACGTGCTCCAGGACGCGCTGGTGAGGCTCTCGCGTCCGGGGCGCTCGTCCGCCGAGGTGTACGAGGCGGTGATGGCCGAGATGAAGCAGAAGGGGATTCAGGCGCAGGTGTACTCGCACCCGTTGGGCAATCAGGGTCATGCATTGGGGGCGTCCATCGACTTCCGCTCGGCCAGCCGGAAGCAGGAGCCCAAGCCGCTGCGGGAGGGCTCGTACATCGCCATCGAGCTCAACACGCGCACCGCGGTGCCCGAGTGGGATGGCCAGGAGGTCTACGCGATGGAGGAGGATCCCGCGTACCTCACCCGCGAGGGCTGGCGCTTCTTCGTGCCTCGGCAGGAGGCGTACTACCTCATTCCGTAGGCCGTGGTTCGTGACGTGCAATCCACCCCCCTCCGGGAGTGTTCAGTACGCGTAACGGCCTGTACTCCAGGGCATGGCGCACGCTCTCCCGCTCACCCGATGTGGCCTCTTGTGCCGTGCGCGGGTCCAGGCGCGGGAGGTTTCACATGCGACGACTTGTGGCGGTACTGGTGGCCCTGAGCCTGGTGGGATGCGGCGATGACCCGCCCCCGGCGACGGGCCGATTTGGTGAGGTGACGAGCGCGGTGGTGGTGGTCAACCCGGTCATCAATCAGGGCTCCACCACGACGCTGGTGCCGGGCTCCGCGCGCTCGGGGGTTGAGTTCAAGGCGGCCGACCTCGAGCCGGTGAGGACGGATTCCACGGGGCTGGCGGTGGTGGAGGACCTGCCCACGGGCACGGTGCAGCTGGACTTCGATCCCGGCACGTACTCCTTCCAGGTGGCGCAGGAGAAGGAGCTCTATGACGTGGTGCTGTCGTACCGGGATGGGACGGTGCAGCCCCTGTTCCCGCCCGTGCGCTACCCCCTTGGGGGCGCGGTGGTGGAGGTGGAGCCGGGGGGCAACATCGCCCAGGCGGCGGCCAGCGACAACACCATCATCGTGCTGAAGCCGGGCAACTACCCGGGCAACTTCGACCTGCGCGCCGCGGGCGTGCTCATCTTCGGCGCCTGGTCTCCCACGGAGGGGCCGCTGTCCATCATCGACGGCAACGTCACGGTGCTCGGCGGCAGCAACCGGATGCGCGGCGTGAAGATCAACGGCCGGCTGACGAGCAACGCCAACGGCCTCTCGGTGGCGTTCTCGGACATCGCGAGCGCCACCATCACCGGCAACGGCGTGTCGCTGCTGCGCAACCGCTTCACGGCGGGACAGGCCTCGGTGCCCAGCTCCAACGCGGTGCTGGTGGACAACGCGGGGATCCCCTGATGCGAGCGAATACCCTGGTCCTGCTGGGACTCGCGCTGGTGGCCTCGGGCTGCCGCATCTACATGCACGACGATTGGCCGCGCCGTCCGCCCCCTCCTCGCGGGGAGCCGTATCCAGACTCGCGGCCACCCCCACCACCGCAACCGCGTGACGTGCTGCGGGCCAAGGAGATCAAGGCCGGACGTGTCTACGCGCGCGTCATCTACGCCAAGGAGGTGAAGGCGCGAGATGGCCGGGTGGGCCGCGTCTACTCCGGCGAGGGCGGAAAGGGAGGCAAGGGGGGTTGGGGCGGCGGTGAGGTGAAGTCCCCGGAGGTCTCGGCGGAGATCATCTACGCCAAGGAGATCAAGGCCGACTGGATCGAAGCGGACGAAATCCACGCCAAGGAAGTGAAGATCGGCCGGTAGTCCCATCAGGGCCGTCCCGCTCACCCAGGGGGACGGCTCACACCTGCTGGCGCCCCACGGACCAGATGAAGCCGTCGTACCAGAAGTGCATGAGCGAGACGACGACGGTGAGCGCCCACAGGCTCTCCAGGTCCGGATCCAGCAGCTCCGCGGCCACGCCGTAGGCGAGCACCGAGCCGAGGAAGAACGCGGCCGCCACCGGCAGGCTGGCCCGCCACCGGCCGAGCCGCAGCCGCTCCCGGATGCGCTCCTGCTCGGTGGCCCACACCAGGGCCAGGTACTGCACGGCGTGCAGGAGATTCATGATGAAGAAGGCCTCGCCCCAGCTGTCGAAGCCCCACGTGTAGATGGAGCAGGCTCCCGTGGTGACGAGCAGGAAGACCTTCTGGAGCGAGATCCGGTGGCCCTTGCGGTACAGGTGCCAGCTGGCGAGCAGGTAGAAGGCGAGGAAGGCGGAGCCGGCGATGAGCACCCCGAGCGTCCACGCGCGGTGGGTGGCCGACATGAAGGCCGGGACGGTGGTGAAGAACG
This DNA window, taken from Archangium lipolyticum, encodes the following:
- a CDS encoding thiamine pyrophosphate-binding protein yields the protein MTPAEPQTRPQEPAAPARLRSFRTLEDVTVVEALLAHLEAERVDTVFGIPGGNIAPLVQALRRQSRIRFIIGSHEGGTAFMADGYARATGKLGVCAVTAGPGATNAMTGVASAHLDQVPVLTLSGQVSTERFGLAAIQESTDEGGINTAEMFRHCTASSSTIVDAKSFPRLLERALKTAQAVPYGAVHLSVPTNIARQKLEKVSVPTAPGAWKGTLSAAPASEVYTAFELLRQAKRPLLYLGSGAREALEGRGAEFTAFVRRYCLPVATSLRGKGLFSEEDALSLGVLGIAGSKRAEQYLREGVDVLMVLGSRLGEWASKSFSSLFQMASTVIQVDATPSVIGQFLQVNLPIVADVSSVVGGLVEFGHGSAPGSEALVRERRQHLNELNLAHRAAAAVLPEDGPLKPQHVMAELNPHLRGNTDLYVDMGNCTGWATHCLRIAPPARVFYPCGLSSMGWSMGAVIGGKVGRPENTAIALTGDGSFLMNGTELVTAVRYQVGAVYLVLNDNYLGMVNHGEHSQAKGEYALDDAFFSLGDPDLVKFSESLGARAYEVTRPGQLARLLPEVLRRADEERRPQVIVARIDYREVPPYGDRFAAVASAPKEG
- a CDS encoding MerR family transcriptional regulator, whose protein sequence is MTLRIRTIARLTGIREATLRAWERRYGFPRPHRNESNYRVYSRDEVENIRRVAKLISEGLAVSEAIAQVRTTPVGELPVGERLEERFWSAVMMLDGDEADRVLGEARATMDAQAYCDSFLMPLLREMGMRLDIAREHMASALIRQRLRALLLAEDSRPEGPRVLLACPERDMHEGGLLALGLHLKRKGWRVTLLGADTPAEALRSACQQVHPDLVALSCVRRREPGELQQVLSASVEACAPTLVVVGGPGAREHLKAIFSAGAQYAETAEELVLLWQQARGESNRT
- a CDS encoding lycopene cyclase domain-containing protein — encoded protein: MMESRWAYLIHLMAWAVPFIVLQLGLLVHHFRGRSWAVLKAVLPPALVVGTYLVVADHLAIRVGIWNFGEGKHLGVYVAGVPLEEILFFLLTSVMVSLGLTLFTALLSRREARVP
- a CDS encoding peptide MFS transporter, which codes for MTQTPATRSASDSALPPGPPGGPPSPGLEQRGFFGHPRGLATLFFTEMWERFSFYGMRALLILFMTAAVEKGGLGFDAQKASAIYGLYGAGVYLTAMPGGWLADRLIGQRRAVLFGGIIIALGHFSMALQGVFFFYLGLLLIVLGTGLLKPNISAMVGGLYPEGGARRDAGFSIFYMGINIGGFIAPLVVGYLGEQVDWHLGFGAAGIGMVLGIIQYLVGGKHLGEVGQKPRSEDTQGPGQPKRGSSRTVGLALAGVLVGLLVVLQLLGVVDLTTPVGLANAGGFIIVTLALAFFSYMFTAGGLDAAEKRRLGVIGVFFICSAIFWAGFEQAGSSLNLFARELTDRKVLGWEMPSSFLQSINSLLIIGFAPVFAWLWVWLNKRENEPSSPAKFSLGLVLLGTGFVVMVAASLATAGGNKVSPMWLVLTYLLHTFGELSLSPVGLSTVTKLSPQRTVGQMMGVWFMSMSLGNLIAGRVAGQFEAMPLPQLFGAVAAVAVGAGLVLAVFVRPLRRMMGGVH
- a CDS encoding MerR family transcriptional regulator; this encodes MAERTYRIHVAAELSGVRVELIRAWERRYGVLAPRRTPSGYRVYTDRDVALLRRLKQLTEEGVSISEAATMLPQLLREMDAARPAVEPDSSSVRAWMDDALAAAEALDQARISAVLDEVLAALSPLRAYDEVLVPLQREVGERWHEGTFSVGQEHLVTQEVRARLIGLLHAAPGQGNRRVVLACFPTEEHEIGLLGAALRLRHAGMSVTLLGQRTPAAEVGRVAHALKAELVGLSAVTDEGARVFEDTLSRILEGIPQGTPVWVGGPGALLHREVGERLGVHVFESGDDWARLLGA
- a CDS encoding lycopene cyclase domain-containing protein — its product is MTYGRFLGLFVVLPILFLLVRYRRTLTWRGLAPMGILLVVVYAATSPWDNLAVKWGLWGFDPERIWGIKLGYLPLEEYLFFGLQTLLVGLWARERLRRVLEEAPAEEKKEPAGSTKAREPRLDAEEVAS
- a CDS encoding lysophospholipid acyltransferase family protein — encoded protein: MIRAAKGGLLGWVLDGYVGWKFRSAFRGLWVRGGLPGGEGSRLVYANHCNWWDGFVLHQVGKAAGWDAYCVMEEHNLERYRFLSRLGAFSIRRGEWASSLETLRYAGQLLRGPRAAVCLFPEGELRPFGVLPLRLERGVELLARVGKVECVPLAIRYAFFEHERPDVLVEVGTPHAAGSLSRFQAELEGAVRRLAEATSLEGFTRVVSGGMGVAERWDVVRGRAPSA
- a CDS encoding M24 family metallopeptidase — encoded protein: MTLYRRAVLCLLLALNVACATARPGATETRVVRLPSGSEQLALRESWLARRHELLLPMMRRHGVGMWIIVNEEFHDDPLTPCVAPPRPYMGNRDLFVFIDAGEQGLKKYALTDYVEENVARFFESLDAGGQQEALAVLYKQYRPKTIALGIGGKRGVTRSLTRDSYTFLVESLGSEAEARFMSAAPLIEEYLDTRLPEELEHYRAMVVLTEELVRRALSAEVVKPGVTRVGDVRRWLYDELWRLGLVTWFQPDLRVQRRGQGNGSSRGFLAVAREDVLIQRGDLLHVDFGLSFLGLHTDWQKMAYVLREGERDAPEGLKRALANTNVLQDALVRLSRPGRSSAEVYEAVMAEMKQKGIQAQVYSHPLGNQGHALGASIDFRSASRKQEPKPLREGSYIAIELNTRTAVPEWDGQEVYAMEEDPAYLTREGWRFFVPRQEAYYLIP
- a CDS encoding Rossmann-fold NAD(P)-binding domain-containing protein — its product is MTDVRDPRVQDALRQACDELGLPLSYRGCVYPLLREPEGEWPLCCGGGCYPCAQTLVDVAMRTLQLLGTPRTAPVE